Part of the Streptomyces sp. NBC_00457 genome, CAGGCACGAGCTCCCCGTCGGACATGGGGAAGGGGCCGCGCACCGCGGTGGCGGGCGACGACGTGACCGTGTCGTGGGCCGCGCCGAAGGAGGCGACCACGACCGCCGCAGTCGCTTCGCGCGCACCGTCGGGCCGGACTGCTTCATACCACCCCGTCGCATCACCCAACTGCACGAACAGCTCCGGGTCGGCGTGGGGATTCTCCTCCACCTCGACCTGGTGCCAGAAGTCCGAGAAGGCGATGACCGCCTGCGCACCCGAGGCGTCCAGGGCGGCCTTGACCGACTCGGAGCCCGGACGGTCGCCGTCCTCCTCGCTGCCGTCCGGCCGGAACCACGCCTGCCAGAACTCCACGCGGAGACGGCGGCCGTCGAGGCGCTCCAGCAGTTCCCGCAGCCCGGTCATCGTCGCTCGGAAGAGCGGAGCTCCGTCCAGGTACGGCGCCATCCGCACCGTGAAGCCGTCTTCGTCGTCGAGCCGTTGGTAATCGGAGGGAGCGAGACCACTCACCGCGACCAGGATCGAGACCAGCCGACGGAGGTTCTCCAGCGCCTCGTCGGTCGGCCGGCCATCCGCGAACTCGAAGCGGGCGCAGTCGCGTTGGTCGATGTCCGGCTCGTTGTCGAACGCCTCCGGCGGAAGCTCGTCGCGCGGATCGACCGGCACGTCCTCCTGGGGAAGCGGCTCCTCCGACGCCAGCTCCTCGGCCGCCACGGCGTAACCGAGCAGGTAGTCGGTGACGGTACTGTCGGCGGCGGGCTCCTCGCCCCCACCCTCCGGAGCGTCGTCGAACCTCTCCAGCTCGTCACGCAGTTCGTGTCCCAGGGTCCGCAGTTCCGGATTCTGCCCGCCGGACACCTCGTACTCCTCGTACGCCTCCAGAGCCTCCTCGCTACGGCCCTGGCGGCGGAGCGCGATGATGTACAGGCGGCGGAAGTCCTCACGGTCGGGATGGGCGCGGAGCAGCTCGGCGAGGTCGGTCTCGGCGCGCTCCAACTCGCCGCGCTCCAGGCCGAGTTCGGCGCGGGAACGGTAGAGGCCGAGGCGGAGCTGCTGGAGCCGGACGCAGGCGGTGTGCGCGGCGGGGCCGGGGACGTCGGCGAGGGGTTCGTCGCCGCGCCAAAGCTCCAGGGCCCGGTCGTAGTGCGAGCCGTGGCGGGGCGTGCGGGCCACGAGCCGTTCGCACGCGATCAGGTCGACGAAGTCGGCGCTCGTGTGCAGGGCGTAGCCGTCGGGCTGGACGGCGAGGGTGCCGGGACCCAGCAGGGTGCGCAGTGCGGAAGCCTGCCGGCGCAGCGCGGCCACGGTGTCCTGGGGCGCCTCGCCCGGGCCCCACACGCCGGCGGCCAGCTCGTCGTGGGTCACCTTGCGGCCGTGTCTGAGCAGCAGCATGGCGAGCATGGGCCGCAGGTCCGGGGGGATGGGGATGTCGCCGGTCGGGCCTTCTACACGCAGGGGACCCAGGACGTAGTAGGAGCGCCGCTCGTAGGCCTCCCTGGCCGCCCGCAGGAGATCCGGGTCGGTGAGCTGTTCCAGGCCCTCCATCTGCGTGTCCGGGACCGGGGACAGCAGCCGGTTTATGGCCTCCGCGAACCGCGGTCGCAAGCTGCTCGGCAGATGGATCAGCTGGTCCGGGTGCACCGGCCCCCGCAGCCACGCGGTCACCGCCGCCAGTTCGAGCAGCACCTCGGCCAGGGCCCGCAGATCAGGGCCGGCGGTGCGGCCCGGTGTGAAGAGGGTGATCTTCACCGTGCCGTCCGGCAGGAGGACGACCTGCCCTGCTTCGAGCCCTTTGTGGAAGATGCCGGACAGGTGGCAGGCCCGCAGGGCCCCCGCGAGCTGCGTCCCGATCGACACCAGCAGCGGATACGGAAGCTCGTAACCGCCCACCTCGGCCATCGCGTTGAGCGGAATGCCGTCCAGATGCTCCATCACCACGTACGGGATGTCGTCCTCGATGCCGAAGTCGTGGACGGTCACCACACCCGGCTCCTCGATGCCCTGGAGCATCCGCGCCTCCCGCAGGAAGGCCTCCCGCCTCTCCGGATCGGTGACCGGCCGCTGCCGCCGGATCACGACGGTCCGGTCCGCCTCGGTGTCATGGGCCCACCGCAGCGTGCCGTCCGGCCTGAGCAGGCCCAGCATCCGGTAGCGGCCCGCGAGAACCGGCGGCACGGACCCCGACGTCCCCGCGCCCCGGCTGCCCGTCAACTGCCGCACGCTCTCCGTGGTGACCGTCGCGAAGGCCTCCCCTTCCACAACGGTCGGCGTACCGCCCGCCGCCGGTGTGGACGCCCGGAACTCACCCGGCGCCGCTCCCGCCCGCTCGTCGATCAACCCGCCCACCCGGGTGAGCAGTTCGGCCGTACGCCCCCGCGCGGTCCGCGGCAGGCTGCGCAGCAGCAGTTCGCCCACGCCGGGCCGGAAGGCGTACGACCCGGCCGGGCCGGGGACCGTGGTGAGCATGCCGCTGAGGATCACCTCGGCGAGATGCTGGGGGCGCGGGCGTGGCTCGACGGCGGCCTGGACGAGGCGCATGACCGGCAGGTCAGGGCGGCCGAGCGCGAGATGGCCGGCCAGCCGGAACGCCTCCGTCGAGGCCGTCGCGCGGAAGCGGAGGACCAGCTCCTCGGCGGACAGGCCGGTGATGTCCGTACGGTTGTCGGAGGCGGCCGGCAGCGGTCCGCCCAGCCGGGCCGCCGAACCGGGAAACTCCTGCCCTCCCGGCGCCGCGACCAGCGCCGCCCAGTTCGCCAGCCAGCGCGGCCCCGGCTCCAGCACGGGCAGCGGGACGGTGCCGTTGCCGTCCGGCGCGTCGAGGGCGTCGTCGTACGGCGTGAACGCGAGCGAGGCCGCCGGTGCCGCCGGATGTGGTGCCGACAGGCGGCCCGGCGCCGACGGCAGAGCCGTGTCCCGCCACAGGTGTTCCGGGAGGGGCTGTACGACGGCCAGCGGCATCCGGTGCGCCCAGCGGGCCAGCGTGCCGAACCAGCGGGCGCCGGCCGGACCCTGCCGCCATTGCGGGCCCATGCAGTCGCTGACCAGCAGGGTGACCGTGCGGCCGTCGCCGGGGAGGGGGAGGGAACGCACGGTGCCGTCCGGGTGGGCGCGGTGCAGGGTGACCGTGCGGAAGATCCCGGACTGGACGAGCGCGGTGTGCAGTTCGCGGATCAGGGGGCGCCAGACCGGCATGGTCGGGCCCGTGTCGTACACCAGATTCAGCCGCAGCCAGCGCTCCCGCGCGGGCCGCAGCACCGGCAGCCACCATTCGGGGGCGGCCCCGAGGCGGGCGATGCGGTCGGCCGTGGCCCGCTCGTCCAGTTCGAGCCGGTCGGGGGCGTCGCTGCGGCGCTTGAGCGGGCGCAGGGAGCGTTGCAGGGCCAGAGGGTGGCGCAGCATCGGGGGCGCGGGGGCCAGGAGGGTGGTGTGGAGTTCGGTGGTGGGCGCCGGCGCGGGTTCAGGCGCGGGCAGGTGCAGCGGGGCGCGAGGGGCTGGCGGCGGGGACTGTTCGCTGATGTTCTGTTGCCCGGCTGGGGGTGGCGGAGGTGTCTGCGTCGCGGCTTCGGGAGGTCGTACGGCATCGGCGGGGGCCTGCGCGGCAGGGGCGGCCGGGGGTTCGGCCGGGGGCTCCATGTGGCGGGCCAGCCATAGGAGTTCGGCCAGTTCGAGCGGGGTCGGGTGCGGGCCGCCGGACGCCTCGGCCAGCATGTCGGCCAGGCGGAGCAGCGGCGTGCGCGGTCCGGGGCGCTCAGAAGGCATCGGTCTGCGGTGCCTCGCTCAGATACGGCATCAGCTGCTCGGCCAGCTCGTCGAGGGACTCGGCGGCCAGGTCGGAGGAGCGGGCCAGGTAGATGGCGTTCAGGAGCTGGTCGGTGGCGAGGTCGCCGCCGCCCACCCGGGACAGGAAACGGTCGATCAGGGTCTGCGCGTAGGCGTCGGGATCCTCGTCGAAGTGGGCGCGGACGATGTCGGCGAGCTGGCCGTCGTCGGGTTGCCGCAGGCGCAAGGTCACACAGCGGCGCAGAAAGGCTGGCGGGAACTCGCGCTCGCCGTTGCTGGTGAGGACGACGAAGGGGAAGGCCCGGCAGCGCACCCGGCCGCGCCGCACCGGCACCCGCTGGTCGGCGCCGTCGATCATCACCTCGGCCGTGCGGGAGCCCCGGATCAGTTCGGGGATCTCGTACTGGCCCTCCTCCAGCACGTTCAGCAGGTCGTTGGGCAGGTCGAGGTCGCTCTTGTCGATCTCGTCGATGAGCAGGGCGCGCGGGCGGGCGTAGGGGAGGAGGGCGGTGCCCAGCGGGCCCAGCCGGAGGTGGTCCTCGATGCCGCCCGCGCCGTCGGTCCCCGCCGCCGGGGTGTGCCGGGCCGCGTACAGGCGGGACAGCGGGTCGTACTGGTAGAGGCCGTCGTGCAGGGTGCTGCGGCTGGTGATGTTCCAGCGCAGGACCGGGCCGAGGCGCAGCTCGCGCGCGACCGCGTACACCAGGGAGGACTTGCCGGTGCCGGGCGGACCGGTCACCAGGAGCGGGCGCCGCAAGTACAGGGCGGCGTTGACCAGTTGGACCGTCTGCGGGGTGGCCCGGTAGGTCGCGGCGCGATGAGTGCGGTCCGGGGAGACGGCCGACGCGTCGGCGGCCCCGTCCGGGGCGTCGAGCACCGGGCCACCGTCGAAGGCCCGCCAGGGCGGGGGCGGCGGCAGCCGGTCGATGCCGTCGTGCGGCTCGGTCGTACCGGTGTAGACGGGCCACAGGGGCATGGATCTTCTCTCCATGGGTGGTTCGTGTCGTGGTCGGTGGGCAGCTCAGACGACGGGTGAGTGCATGCAGGCGGCGGGCTCGGGGAAGCAGCGCGGGTCGTCCCAGAGCAGCTGGACGTCCTTCGCCCAGTGGCTCTCCGGATCGTCGTCCGCGTCCGCCGCCTCTCTCAACTCCATGACGTGACGCGGGAGTTCGATGGGCGGGACATCGGCGACGGAGGCGGCGAGCTCGTCGAGGAACGCGGCCCCGGAACAGGGACCGTCGTGCCGCAGATCGGCACAGCCCGTGCGCGACCACAGCAGCACCGGCACCGGAGTGTTGAGGCCGACCTCGAAGTGCGGCTGTGCGGTGGACGGCGGGAAGGCGAAGCCCGCCAGGTCGGCCGAGTGGTCGCGCAGCCGCTTGCGCAGGCTCGGCGGCCGCTCCGGGGCACCGCACTCCACGCGGTGCAGCCGCGCGCCGGGACAGGCGTCCAGCTGCTGCCACCGCTTGGCCAGCCGGTGCCGCAGCCGCCCGCTGCGGTGCCGGGACCGGTCCACCACGACCAGCGGATAGGCACAGCCCAGCGGGGTGGAGTCGTCCTCACCGCACTCCCAGTGCGCCACCGGCTCGTTCAGCCACTCGCGGGGCAGCACGAACGTGATCAGCTCGTCCGCGTCCGGAGCGAGCTGGCTGAACGCCTCGTCGATGCGCTCCTGGACGTACGCCCGTACGGCGGTGCGCGGCAGCCTGCGCGACCCGATGCGCCGCCGGTGCCCGTCGCGGTAGGCGGACACCTCGACGGTGACCTGGTCGACGCCTGCACCGCTGTGCTCGATCTCGACCAGGATCGGCGACCACGCGTGCGCGGCGGTGGGCCGGGCGGGCGGCGCGTCCAGCAGCTCCTGCAGCCGGTCGGCGAACCGGCCCACCGCCTCCGCGCCCGGCACCTCCCGCTGCACATACTCGGCAGCCGCCCCGAGCGACGCGAACCCGCCCTCCGGCAACGGCGGTCCGAACAGGCCCACCGCATCGACGTACAGCCGGTTCGGATCGCAGTCGACGTCGTGCGCCACCGCCCTTCGCGCCAGCGTGTACAACCGCCGTACGGCATCCGGGTGGTGGTCGGGAGTGGGGACCCGTTCGCCCAACTCGGGGTGGTGGTCGGGAGTGGGGACCCGCTCGCCCAGCTCGGGCCAGTAGCGGGCCATGACCTGGGTGGGCAGCATCCGCCCGACCCGGACCTCTCGCGAACCCGCGATCGACGCCACCATGCCGACGACCCTGCCGTCCGGGAGTGTCATCGCCGCGCCGCTGAAGCCGGCCGCCAAGGGCTGCCCATGGGCCGTCACGGCCTCCAGCTGGCGCCACTCGTCCGCGACCAGTGCGCCGCGCACGGCCTGGTACTGGGCGAGCATGCCCTCGTCGTACCCCTTGGGAAAGCCGTATGCGACGAGTGTCGGTGCGGGGTCGCCCAGTTCGGCGCCCGGCGGTGCGAACTCGGCCGGCGTCAGCGGGACTTCGCGGTCCAGTTCGAGGACGGCCAGATCACCGTGGTCGGACGCGCCGCTCGACCAGCCGCCGTGCACGATCACCGTGGCGGGCAGCGGACCGAGGTCCCTGGCGCCGGGGAAGGTCACCGTCACCGCCGACGTGTCGCGCCGGCGCACGACGTGGGCGCAGGTGAGGACACGGCGGGGAGAGACCAGGAAGCCCGCGCCGATCTCGTTCCCGCAGGAGATCCGGGCGTGCCAGGCAGCGCCGCTCATGACCGGTCGGCGGCCTCCGGTGCCGCCGGGGTCTGTCCCGGGGACCAGCTGAGCTTCACCACCAGATGGCCCTCCGCCGACCCCTTGGCGATGACCGCCCCGGACTCGGCGGTCAGCTTCACGCCGAACTCCAGCTCCACCGACTCCGGCCGCAGCGAGCCGTCCCGGAAGACCCGCAACGCGGACTCGGCCGCCGCCCGGACCCCGTCCAGCGCGCCCTCGAACGTGCGCGCCGCCCGCGCGGGCCCGTCGCTGCGCGAGACCAGCCGGGCGCCCGACTCGTCCTCGACACCCTCCACGACCACCATGGCGCCGCCCTCGGTCCGGAACTCCATCAACCCGTCCATGGCGTCGCCCGCTCCCCCGTGATGAATGTGACCTGTACGAACTCCATTGTTACGGACCGTGCTTGGAGATGTCACCGGATTCCGCCGGGAGTCAGTGGGCGGCCACGCCCCGGATCACCCCCAGCTCCGCCAGGTCCTGCGGCCGGATACGGAGCTGATCCGCCGTCGCCTCGACCTCCTCCGCCGGCCGCTTCAGGATCGCCGCCGCCAACTCCGGTGCGATCACCGAGAAGTAACTGTCCGGTGTGGCCCAGGTGTTGCCGGGAGCGGCGAGCGCCAGCGCGCCGCCCGAGCCGCCCTCGCCGATCAGGAGCGTGGTGATCGGCGTACGGGCGGCGGCCACCGCGGCGAACACGTCCGCGATCGCCGCGCCCACCCCCTGCCGCTCCGCCTCGGCGTCATTGGCCGCACCCGGCGTGTCCACCAACGTCAGCACGGGAATCCCGAGCCGGTCCGCCAGCCGGATCAGCCGGGCGGCCGTACGGTAACCCGCGGGCCGCGTCGCCGTCCCGGCCTGCGCCGCGTACGCGACCGTACGACCGCCGTGCTCGCCGAACCCACAGAGCATCCCCGCGTCGGTGCCACCGCAACGGTCGCCGCTGAGGGCGACCCGGTGCCTGAAGTAGGCATCCAAGTAGGCCTCGGCACGCGGACGTTGAGGCGAGCGGGCACGCTGGACGGCGTCCCAGCCTGTCGGCGGGAGGCTCGGGGCGCCGGCGTGGACGGGGGGTGGCGGTGTGCGGCCGGGGCCGGTGTCAGGGGCGTTGCCTGTGACGGCGGGCTGGGTCGTGGTGTCGGCTGCGGCTGCGGGGGGCTCCGCCGCGGTGCCGTGGACGGGGGGTGCCGGTGAGCGGTCGGTTCCGGTTTCGGGCGCGTTGCCTGTGACGGCGGGTTCCGTCGTGGTGTCGGCTCCCGCTGCGGGGACCTCCGCCGCGGTGCTCAGCGCCCGGGGGACCGGTGCCTCCTGTGCCGACGGGCCAGTCAGGAGCCTCAGCCACAGTCCCAGCGTCTCCCGCAGTTCCTCCGGCCGTACGATCGCGTCCGCCGCGCCCGCCGCCACCTGCGCCTCCGCCGTGTACGCGGCAGGGTCCGCGTCCAGGGGGCGGACCCGGGAGCCCGCGAAGCCGACCTGGGCGCCGGGGAGGGCGAGGACGACATCCGCGCCCGCGCCGAGCGTGGCCCAGCCGCCGCCGGTCGTCGGGTCGCGGAGTACGGCGATCTGAGGCAGGCCCGCCTCGCGGGTGAGGGCGGACTGGCGGGCCACGCGCTGGAGTTGGGTGAGCGCGAACATGCCCTCCTGCATGCGGCTGCCGCCGGTGGCGACGAG contains:
- a CDS encoding CU044_2847 family protein, with amino-acid sequence MDGLMEFRTEGGAMVVVEGVEDESGARLVSRSDGPARAARTFEGALDGVRAAAESALRVFRDGSLRPESVELEFGVKLTAESGAVIAKGSAEGHLVVKLSWSPGQTPAAPEAADRS
- a CDS encoding SAV_2336 N-terminal domain-related protein, whose product is MPSERPGPRTPLLRLADMLAEASGGPHPTPLELAELLWLARHMEPPAEPPAAPAAQAPADAVRPPEAATQTPPPPPAGQQNISEQSPPPAPRAPLHLPAPEPAPAPTTELHTTLLAPAPPMLRHPLALQRSLRPLKRRSDAPDRLELDERATADRIARLGAAPEWWLPVLRPARERWLRLNLVYDTGPTMPVWRPLIRELHTALVQSGIFRTVTLHRAHPDGTVRSLPLPGDGRTVTLLVSDCMGPQWRQGPAGARWFGTLARWAHRMPLAVVQPLPEHLWRDTALPSAPGRLSAPHPAAPAASLAFTPYDDALDAPDGNGTVPLPVLEPGPRWLANWAALVAAPGGQEFPGSAARLGGPLPAASDNRTDITGLSAEELVLRFRATASTEAFRLAGHLALGRPDLPVMRLVQAAVEPRPRPQHLAEVILSGMLTTVPGPAGSYAFRPGVGELLLRSLPRTARGRTAELLTRVGGLIDERAGAAPGEFRASTPAAGGTPTVVEGEAFATVTTESVRQLTGSRGAGTSGSVPPVLAGRYRMLGLLRPDGTLRWAHDTEADRTVVIRRQRPVTDPERREAFLREARMLQGIEEPGVVTVHDFGIEDDIPYVVMEHLDGIPLNAMAEVGGYELPYPLLVSIGTQLAGALRACHLSGIFHKGLEAGQVVLLPDGTVKITLFTPGRTAGPDLRALAEVLLELAAVTAWLRGPVHPDQLIHLPSSLRPRFAEAINRLLSPVPDTQMEGLEQLTDPDLLRAAREAYERRSYYVLGPLRVEGPTGDIPIPPDLRPMLAMLLLRHGRKVTHDELAAGVWGPGEAPQDTVAALRRQASALRTLLGPGTLAVQPDGYALHTSADFVDLIACERLVARTPRHGSHYDRALELWRGDEPLADVPGPAAHTACVRLQQLRLGLYRSRAELGLERGELERAETDLAELLRAHPDREDFRRLYIIALRRQGRSEEALEAYEEYEVSGGQNPELRTLGHELRDELERFDDAPEGGGEEPAADSTVTDYLLGYAVAAEELASEEPLPQEDVPVDPRDELPPEAFDNEPDIDQRDCARFEFADGRPTDEALENLRRLVSILVAVSGLAPSDYQRLDDEDGFTVRMAPYLDGAPLFRATMTGLRELLERLDGRRLRVEFWQAWFRPDGSEEDGDRPGSESVKAALDASGAQAVIAFSDFWHQVEVEENPHADPELFVQLGDATGWYEAVRPDGAREATAAVVVASFGAAHDTVTSSPATAVRGPFPMSDGELVPAEEASEALVVSLPGGELVPMDSSLTRWAPSRVRVAWQYFKVDLTERGLTPDTVPGVEVRWRVNDPVKAASSPGLDLPGLLTETLLGALGLYGDELSETLTRTKVPGYVIRWILPAELQTTTLGTRPDQSRPTNASSALIADADAVILAFDDVLARMFPASAEREVLRDVARLIAEERDPEDALSGQPLLPGGGPVPPLEGHANSLDLLRAFAGHGLAQEVRRRMDSHEARAAATARPTPLSDQLVSTLSAAKVPLAVVTDRATEPVRKHLDRRGLTRHVTGGVHGRGTELALLMPHPHVLHRALDRLGVPAARAVLIGSTVAEQTAARAIGLPFIGFSTDDRTLRRLRAADAETHLVTSLRTLMTAARYR
- a CDS encoding VMAP-C domain-containing protein produces the protein MSGAAWHARISCGNEIGAGFLVSPRRVLTCAHVVRRRDTSAVTVTFPGARDLGPLPATVIVHGGWSSGASDHGDLAVLELDREVPLTPAEFAPPGAELGDPAPTLVAYGFPKGYDEGMLAQYQAVRGALVADEWRQLEAVTAHGQPLAAGFSGAAMTLPDGRVVGMVASIAGSREVRVGRMLPTQVMARYWPELGERVPTPDHHPELGERVPTPDHHPDAVRRLYTLARRAVAHDVDCDPNRLYVDAVGLFGPPLPEGGFASLGAAAEYVQREVPGAEAVGRFADRLQELLDAPPARPTAAHAWSPILVEIEHSGAGVDQVTVEVSAYRDGHRRRIGSRRLPRTAVRAYVQERIDEAFSQLAPDADELITFVLPREWLNEPVAHWECGEDDSTPLGCAYPLVVVDRSRHRSGRLRHRLAKRWQQLDACPGARLHRVECGAPERPPSLRKRLRDHSADLAGFAFPPSTAQPHFEVGLNTPVPVLLWSRTGCADLRHDGPCSGAAFLDELAASVADVPPIELPRHVMELREAADADDDPESHWAKDVQLLWDDPRCFPEPAACMHSPVV
- a CDS encoding AAA family ATPase translates to MPLWPVYTGTTEPHDGIDRLPPPPPWRAFDGGPVLDAPDGAADASAVSPDRTHRAATYRATPQTVQLVNAALYLRRPLLVTGPPGTGKSSLVYAVARELRLGPVLRWNITSRSTLHDGLYQYDPLSRLYAARHTPAAGTDGAGGIEDHLRLGPLGTALLPYARPRALLIDEIDKSDLDLPNDLLNVLEEGQYEIPELIRGSRTAEVMIDGADQRVPVRRGRVRCRAFPFVVLTSNGEREFPPAFLRRCVTLRLRQPDDGQLADIVRAHFDEDPDAYAQTLIDRFLSRVGGGDLATDQLLNAIYLARSSDLAAESLDELAEQLMPYLSEAPQTDAF
- a CDS encoding carboxyl transferase domain-containing protein; amino-acid sequence: MADRLTARETIALVADDFSELPPPPGQYAPDGPLGWQGYDASRARAAERTGEQESVVCGTARIEGTGALLIAFEFGFLGGSLGERTGDRIEAAYAHARVHRLPVVPLVATGGSRMQEGMFALTQLQRVARQSALTREAGLPQIAVLRDPTTGGGWATLGAGADVVLALPGAQVGFAGSRVRPLDADPAAYTAEAQVAAGAADAIVRPEELRETLGLWLRLLTGPSAQEAPVPRALSTAAEVPAAGADTTTEPAVTGNAPETGTDRSPAPPVHGTAAEPPAAAADTTTQPAVTGNAPDTGPGRTPPPPVHAGAPSLPPTGWDAVQRARSPQRPRAEAYLDAYFRHRVALSGDRCGGTDAGMLCGFGEHGGRTVAYAAQAGTATRPAGYRTAARLIRLADRLGIPVLTLVDTPGAANDAEAERQGVGAAIADVFAAVAAARTPITTLLIGEGGSGGALALAAPGNTWATPDSYFSVIAPELAAAILKRPAEEVEATADQLRIRPQDLAELGVIRGVAAH